Proteins co-encoded in one Bacteroidota bacterium genomic window:
- the asnB gene encoding asparagine synthase (glutamine-hydrolyzing) has product MCGITGIYSAHTTLATRQRVEAMNTALAHRGPDDAGIFEGDHVVLGHRRLSIIDLSPGGHQPMHSADGRYTIVFNGEIYNFREVRAQITNWQFRSESDTEVILAAYAQWGKACVQHFNGMFAFALYDAHTRELWIVRDRLGIKPLYYWYHEGTLVFASEIRAVLASELVVRRASETAVGEYLRWQTVLAPNTIVENVHLLPAGHWMLLSSSGMKQEAWWTLPGNFRKEVAAQPLPEIHKEIRRLLREAVERRLVADVPFGAFLSGGIDSSAIVALMSEVSSAPVNTFSVTFDESEFSEAKYAKMVADKYGTRHHEIRLRPDDFLHDLPAAVAAMDHPGGDGPNTWVVSKATKAAGITMALTGLGGDELFAGYSVFTRMAELEGKAWLNQIPRPLRSMGGRMLELLRPGVASSKTAEVLRLPKINFESAYPLSRLLLLPGQLKQIGGNAFPVNDVFKAHTQLLKEFAGNDYLLSRISIAEMSTYMQHVLLRDSDQMSMAHGLELRVPFMDYTLVEYALSIPDNYKYPHTPKKLLVDALGDLLPREIIDRPKMGFTLPWEQWMKNELSSFCETNLFELTDDQYDWGFSQKGLKKIWRQFKDGDPNVSWSRIWPLVVLGHWLKKNNVSL; this is encoded by the coding sequence ATGTGCGGAATAACCGGTATATACAGTGCACACACCACGCTTGCTACACGGCAACGCGTAGAGGCAATGAACACGGCTCTCGCCCATCGCGGTCCCGACGATGCCGGTATTTTTGAAGGAGACCATGTCGTACTCGGCCATCGCCGCTTATCCATTATTGATCTTTCGCCCGGCGGCCACCAGCCCATGCACAGTGCCGATGGCCGCTACACCATTGTCTTTAACGGCGAGATCTATAACTTCCGCGAAGTACGCGCACAAATTACCAACTGGCAATTCCGCTCCGAATCAGACACGGAAGTTATTCTTGCAGCCTACGCGCAATGGGGAAAAGCCTGCGTGCAGCATTTCAACGGCATGTTTGCCTTTGCCCTTTACGATGCTCACACCCGCGAACTCTGGATTGTGCGCGACCGCCTGGGTATAAAGCCGCTTTATTACTGGTACCACGAAGGCACACTGGTGTTTGCCTCAGAAATACGTGCCGTGCTCGCTTCTGAGCTTGTTGTACGCCGGGCTTCAGAAACTGCCGTAGGCGAATACCTGCGCTGGCAAACGGTACTCGCGCCAAACACAATTGTAGAAAACGTACACCTGCTCCCGGCCGGGCACTGGATGCTGCTCAGCAGCAGCGGCATGAAGCAGGAAGCATGGTGGACACTGCCGGGCAATTTCAGAAAAGAAGTGGCCGCACAACCCCTTCCCGAAATACATAAAGAAATACGCCGCCTGCTGCGCGAAGCCGTTGAGCGCAGGCTTGTAGCCGATGTGCCTTTCGGTGCTTTTCTCTCCGGCGGCATCGACTCATCGGCAATCGTTGCCTTGATGAGCGAAGTTTCATCGGCACCGGTGAATACCTTTTCAGTCACATTCGATGAGTCGGAATTCAGCGAAGCGAAGTATGCGAAAATGGTGGCTGATAAATACGGCACCCGGCACCATGAAATCCGTTTACGGCCTGATGATTTTCTGCACGACCTGCCCGCAGCGGTTGCAGCAATGGATCATCCGGGCGGCGATGGACCAAACACATGGGTAGTTTCCAAAGCCACCAAAGCGGCCGGAATCACCATGGCGCTTACCGGACTTGGTGGCGACGAGTTGTTTGCAGGCTATTCGGTATTTACACGCATGGCCGAACTTGAAGGCAAAGCCTGGCTCAATCAGATTCCGCGCCCGCTACGCAGTATGGGCGGACGTATGCTTGAACTGCTGCGCCCGGGCGTGGCCTCATCAAAAACAGCCGAAGTACTTCGTTTGCCAAAAATAAATTTTGAATCCGCATACCCGCTTTCACGGCTGCTTTTATTGCCCGGACAACTGAAGCAAATTGGTGGCAATGCATTTCCGGTGAATGATGTGTTTAAGGCACATACACAACTGCTCAAGGAGTTTGCAGGGAATGACTATTTGCTCAGCCGTATTTCCATTGCCGAAATGAGCACGTACATGCAACATGTGTTGCTGCGCGACAGCGACCAGATGAGCATGGCTCACGGGCTTGAACTGCGTGTGCCGTTTATGGATTACACGCTTGTAGAATATGCACTCTCCATTCCCGATAACTACAAATATCCGCACACACCAAAAAAACTGCTGGTAGATGCATTGGGCGACCTGCTTCCGCGCGAAATTATTGACCGGCCTAAAATGGGTTTTACATTACCGTGGGAACAATGGATGAAAAATGAGTTATCGTCATTTTGTGAAACCAATTTATTCGAGTTGACCGACGATCAATATGATTGGGGATTTTCGCAGAAAGGATTAAAAAAAATATGGCGTCAGTTCAAGGACGGTGATCCGAATGTAAGCTGGTCGCGTATCTGGCCACTGGTTGTTTTAGGGCACTGGCTAAAGAAAAATAATGTGTCGCTATGA
- a CDS encoding glycosyltransferase, with product MRPVRVLLFIDWYRPGYKAGGPVQSCANLVEQLQSDDIQFRIVTRITDYCETKPYEGINANEWTTRADGSQVIYLHENELNRETLSRIISETEFDVAYVNGIYSRWFSIEPARLCRKLKPAARILVAARGMLAPSAMAIKPFKKKLFLRIAKITRLYENVTFHATGAHEREHIRAALGDVAVMEAGNLPARVQITTASRKKTPGHINLICVARIAPEKNIDYALRILADVKSEVNFDIYGPVYNEEYAQKCKQIASSLPAHIHVRFHGPVEPDALPEKFALAHALLLPTRGENFGHVILQAFQSGCPVIISDQTPWRNLQTQHAGFDLPLQSAEGFANAVDALAALDEKAFEDYSNSAFALGRKYAEADELIEENRKLFL from the coding sequence ATGAGGCCTGTACGCGTATTGCTGTTTATCGACTGGTATCGTCCGGGCTACAAAGCCGGCGGGCCGGTGCAGTCGTGCGCCAATCTGGTGGAGCAGCTGCAGAGCGATGATATTCAGTTTCGGATTGTAACCCGGATTACGGATTACTGCGAAACAAAACCGTATGAAGGTATAAATGCAAATGAATGGACCACACGTGCCGACGGCTCGCAGGTAATTTATTTGCACGAAAACGAACTGAATCGGGAAACACTGAGCCGAATCATTTCCGAAACAGAATTTGATGTGGCTTATGTGAATGGAATTTACTCGCGCTGGTTTTCGATAGAACCGGCTCGTTTGTGCCGCAAGCTAAAACCGGCTGCACGCATTTTGGTGGCAGCCCGGGGCATGCTGGCCCCTTCGGCAATGGCAATAAAACCTTTCAAGAAAAAACTCTTTCTGCGTATTGCAAAAATTACCCGACTCTATGAGAATGTAACTTTTCATGCAACTGGCGCACACGAAAGAGAACATATCCGTGCAGCCCTTGGCGATGTAGCTGTTATGGAAGCAGGCAATTTACCTGCTCGTGTACAGATTACAACTGCTTCACGAAAAAAAACACCCGGGCACATTAATCTTATCTGCGTGGCTCGTATTGCACCGGAAAAGAATATTGATTATGCATTGCGAATACTTGCTGACGTAAAAAGTGAAGTAAACTTTGATATTTACGGCCCCGTGTATAATGAGGAATACGCGCAGAAATGCAAACAGATTGCCTCTTCCCTGCCCGCTCATATTCACGTTCGGTTTCATGGGCCTGTGGAGCCTGATGCGCTGCCGGAAAAATTTGCATTGGCACATGCTTTACTTCTGCCCACGCGCGGCGAAAATTTCGGGCATGTGATTTTACAGGCTTTTCAAAGTGGCTGTCCGGTAATTATTTCTGATCAGACACCGTGGCGCAATTTGCAAACGCAGCACGCGGGTTTTGATTTGCCGCTCCAATCGGCAGAGGGGTTTGCAAACGCGGTGGATGCGTTGGCTGCTTTGGATGAGAAAGCGTTTGAAGATTATAGCAATTCGGCGTTTGCGTTGGGAAGAAAATACGCAGAGGCTGATGAGCTGATTGAGGAAAACAGGAAACTGTTTTTATAG
- a CDS encoding MBOAT family protein, producing the protein MLFNSYEFLLFLPLVFLLYWLAFGKSLKAQNILILLASYFFYGWWSWAFMGLLALSTLLDYAYGFGVASENRKRSKFFLWLSIVNNLGILGIFKYYNFFAEQFQQGFELIGIHVSPVFLSVALPVGISFYTFHGMSYVFDIYRGKQQPVRNFVDYAVFVSFFPLLVAGPIERANHLLPQVQKARKFSYLQTVEGCRLILWGMFKKVVIADNLSQVADYAFGHYSQLHSISLITGALAFSFQIYCDFSGYSDIALGTAKLFGFELLSNFRFPYFSRDIAEFWRRWHISLSSWFRDYLYIPLGGSKSGKLKAVRNTFVIFLVSGFWHGASWNFIAWGFIHALAFLPLLLANRNRKHTTDVVAQDNALPTLRELWQMLSTFAFVTFAWVFFRAESLGAAYGYCRKTITDLIQHPSAFFSLPRGWETMLLIIPLLVADWMLRRNERVLRYPANKWVRNVLYVVMALLVLLNFSENSSFIYFQF; encoded by the coding sequence ACTCATTCTGCTTGCCAGTTATTTCTTTTACGGCTGGTGGAGCTGGGCTTTTATGGGCCTGCTGGCTTTAAGTACGCTGCTCGATTATGCCTATGGTTTTGGCGTGGCTTCGGAAAACCGGAAACGATCGAAATTCTTTCTCTGGCTCAGTATTGTAAATAACCTCGGCATTCTGGGGATATTTAAATATTATAACTTTTTTGCTGAGCAGTTTCAGCAGGGATTTGAACTGATCGGGATACATGTAAGTCCTGTATTCCTGAGTGTGGCATTGCCGGTAGGCATTTCATTTTATACGTTCCACGGTATGTCATACGTATTTGATATTTACCGTGGTAAACAACAGCCGGTCAGGAATTTTGTGGATTATGCGGTGTTTGTGAGTTTCTTTCCGCTGCTTGTGGCCGGCCCCATTGAGCGCGCAAATCATTTACTGCCTCAGGTTCAAAAGGCCAGGAAATTCAGCTATTTGCAGACTGTGGAGGGATGCAGGCTTATACTCTGGGGCATGTTTAAAAAAGTGGTCATAGCCGATAATCTTTCACAGGTAGCCGATTACGCATTTGGCCATTACAGCCAGCTCCATTCAATCTCGCTTATCACCGGTGCATTGGCATTCAGCTTTCAGATTTACTGCGATTTTAGCGGTTATTCCGACATTGCGCTGGGTACGGCCAAGCTCTTTGGTTTTGAATTGTTAAGCAATTTCCGCTTCCCGTACTTCTCACGCGATATTGCCGAGTTCTGGCGGCGCTGGCATATTTCGCTATCCTCATGGTTCCGCGATTATCTCTACATCCCGCTCGGAGGCTCGAAAAGTGGTAAGCTGAAAGCGGTGCGAAATACCTTTGTGATATTTCTTGTAAGTGGTTTCTGGCACGGCGCAAGCTGGAACTTTATTGCCTGGGGCTTTATTCACGCACTCGCTTTTTTACCACTGCTGCTTGCAAACAGAAACAGGAAGCATACTACCGATGTGGTGGCACAGGACAACGCTTTGCCCACACTACGTGAATTGTGGCAAATGCTTTCCACGTTTGCCTTTGTAACTTTTGCATGGGTATTTTTCCGTGCCGAAAGTCTTGGGGCGGCATACGGCTACTGCCGCAAAACCATTACCGATTTAATTCAGCATCCCTCGGCATTCTTTAGTCTGCCGCGCGGCTGGGAAACCATGCTGCTCATCATTCCGCTTCTTGTTGCCGACTGGATGCTGCGCCGTAATGAACGCGTGCTACGCTATCCGGCTAATAAGTGGGTGCGTAATGTGCTGTATGTTGTAATGGCTTTGCTGGTACTGCTTAATTTCTCCGAAAATTCATCATTCATTTATTTTCAATTCTGA
- a CDS encoding glycosyltransferase family 4 protein, translating to MKNILFLYTEIAGYTLACLRALTDTGVRVHLVRWPVNQEAPFDFEFGDKLTVYSRRELSNEQLTALAHDVKPDAIVCSGWVDKGYVNVCRTWKRKIPVILAMDNKWTGSLRQQLARLAAPVKVKRNFNRVWVPGTQQYAFARKLGFSPTHIATGFYSADVPVFDALAAAHENEKQQAFPHRFVYTGRYYDFKGLPELWRAFIRLRENGCNWELWCAGTGNLPAVQHEGIKHLGFVQPAQLGELMKQTGVFIMPSRTEPWGVVLHEFTAAGFPVICSREVGAASAFVNEGANGYLYTAGNEDELYQLMCNTVMLSDAQLLQMGAQSRILAKQITPQQWVATLLGFITNYGN from the coding sequence ATGAAAAACATACTTTTTCTTTATACCGAAATTGCTGGTTATACACTGGCCTGCCTGCGCGCCTTAACTGATACAGGTGTGCGCGTACATCTGGTGCGCTGGCCGGTAAATCAGGAAGCGCCGTTTGATTTTGAGTTTGGTGATAAACTTACTGTGTATTCACGGCGAGAACTGAGTAATGAACAACTGACGGCACTGGCTCACGATGTGAAACCCGACGCCATTGTGTGTTCGGGCTGGGTGGATAAAGGGTATGTGAATGTTTGCCGGACATGGAAACGGAAAATTCCGGTAATCCTGGCCATGGATAATAAGTGGACCGGAAGCCTGCGCCAGCAGCTTGCACGGCTGGCTGCGCCGGTAAAGGTGAAACGGAACTTCAACCGGGTCTGGGTGCCGGGCACACAGCAATATGCGTTTGCCCGCAAACTTGGTTTTTCGCCAACGCATATTGCTACCGGTTTCTACTCGGCCGATGTGCCGGTGTTTGATGCACTTGCGGCAGCACACGAAAACGAAAAGCAACAGGCATTTCCGCATCGCTTTGTATATACCGGCCGCTACTACGATTTTAAAGGTTTGCCAGAGCTTTGGCGCGCATTTATTCGCCTGCGCGAAAACGGTTGTAACTGGGAACTCTGGTGCGCCGGTACCGGCAATTTGCCTGCGGTGCAGCACGAAGGCATAAAACACCTCGGCTTTGTACAGCCTGCACAGCTGGGCGAACTGATGAAACAAACCGGTGTATTTATTATGCCAAGCCGCACCGAACCCTGGGGCGTGGTACTGCACGAATTTACCGCTGCCGGCTTTCCGGTAATCTGCAGCCGCGAAGTAGGCGCCGCATCCGCTTTCGTAAACGAAGGTGCGAACGGTTATCTTTACACCGCCGGCAATGAAGACGAATTGTATCAGCTTATGTGCAACACAGTAATGCTAAGCGATGCGCAGCTGCTCCAAATGGGCGCACAAAGCCGGATACTGGCAAAGCAGATTACGCCGCAGCAATGGGTCGCTACGCTGCTCGGCTTCATTACTAACTACGGCAACTAA